From Scomber japonicus isolate fScoJap1 chromosome 22, fScoJap1.pri, whole genome shotgun sequence, one genomic window encodes:
- the LOC128383813 gene encoding uncharacterized protein LOC128383813: MTSPFFVLYVTCLLLGRTAYITAVKTSSSSHFVSVNVGTDVTLECFFEDNAAVMFYWYKQTLGLQPKLMSRYYKHDKNGSLQGEFKNDPHLKLETSPGKNHLKISGAENSDSATYYCISGYSNVYDFLESIIVSVKGSGLNIRAKVHQSASESIQPGGSVTLNCTVHTGTCDDGEHSVYWFKNSEESHPGLIYTHGGRNDQCERNTNTQTHTCVYNLPMKSLNLSHAGTYYCAVASCGQILFGNGTKLEFKHEEDSLFLVYILSGALAYTIIMVVFLAYTIYKMLATNSCHCTGLLYQDADNLHYSSLQESKVSRSKRQRDDTWTECVYFSVRQ, translated from the exons ATGACTTctccattttttgttttgtatgtgacATGTCTGCTCTTGGGGAGAACGG CTTACATTACAGCTGTGAagacatcatcatcttcacacTTTGTATCAGTTAATGTTGGTACAGACGTGACTTTGGAATGTTTCTTTGAAGATAATGCTGCAGTGATGTTTTACTGGTATAAACAAACTCTGGGATTGCAGCCAAAGCTGATGTCTAGATACTATAAGCATGACAAAAATGGCAGTCTTCAGGGTGAATTTAAGAATGATCCACACTTAAAACTGGAAACTAGCCCTGGTAAAAATCACTTGAAGATTTCAGGTGCAGAAAATTCCGACTCAGCTACTTACTACTGCATAAGTGGTTATTCGAATGTGTATGATTTTTTAGAGAGTATTATTGTGAGTGTAAAGGGTTCAGGTTTGAACATCAGAGCTAAGGTCCATCAGTCGGCATCTGAGAGCATCCAGCCAGGaggctctgtgactctgaactgtacagtacacactgggACCTGTGATGATGGAGAACACAGTGTTTACTGGTTCAAAAACTCTGAAGAATCTCATCCaggactcatttacacacatggaggcaggaatgatcagtgtgagaggaacaccaacacacaaacacacacctgtgtctaCAACTTGccgatgaagagtctgaatctTTCTCATGCTGGGACCTACTACTGTGCTGTCGCCTCATGTGGACAGATACTGTTTGGAAATGGGACCAAGCTGGAGTTTAAGC ATGAGGAGGACTCTCTTTTCTTGGTGTATATCTTGAGCGGAGCTTTGGCATACACCATCATCATGGTTGTCTTCTTGGCttacacaatatataaaatgttgGCGACAAATAGCTGCCATTGCACAG GACTACTGTACCAAGATGCAGATAACCTCCATTATTCTTCTTTACAGGAGAGCAAGGTCAGCAGATCAAAAAGACAGAGGGATGACACCTGgactgaatgtgtgtatttcagtgtgaGACAGTAG
- the LOC128383812 gene encoding uncharacterized protein LOC128383812 — protein sequence MTSPIFALYVTCLLLGRTAHITALKPSSSSHFRSAYVGENVTLECFFEDNAAVMFYWYKQTLGLQPKLMSKFYKHDKNGSLQGEFKNDPHLKLETSPGKNHLKISGAENSDSATYYCISGYSYVYDFLESIIVSVKGSGLNIRAKVHQSASESIQPEGSVTLNCTVHTGTCDDGEHSVYWFKNSEESHPGLIYTHGGRNDQCVRNTSTQTHTCVYNLPMSLNLSHAGTYYCAVASCGQIVFGDRITLEPKYEEDSHVLVYILSGALVFTIILVVFLAYTIYRMLKTKSCQCTDSQVRSSAASAPNGEDYQDADNLHYAALRDSKVSRSKRQRDDTWNECVYSSVRQ from the exons ATGACTTCTCCAATTTTTGCTTTGTATGTGACATGTCTGCTCTTGGGGAGAACCG CTCACATTACAGCTCTGAagccatcatcatcttcacacTTTCGATCAGCTTATGTTGgtgaaaatgtgactttggaATGTTTCTTTGAAGATAATGCTGCAGTGATGTTTTACTGGTATAAACAAACTCTGGGACTACAACCAAAACTGATGTCTAAATTCTATAAGCATGACAAAAATGGCAGTCTTCAGGGTGAATTTAAGAATGATCCACACTTAAAACTGGAAACTAGCCCTGGTAAAAATCACTTGAAGATTTCAGGTGCAGAAAATTCCGACTCAGCTACTTACTACTGCATAAGTGGCTATTCATACGTGTATGATTTTTTAGAGAGTATTATTGTGAGTGTAAAGGGTTCAGGTTTGAACATCAGAGCTAAGGTCCATCAGTCGGCATCTGAGAGCATCCAGCCAGAaggctctgtgactctgaactgtacagtacacactgggACCTGTGATGATGGAGAACACAGTGTTTACTGGTTCAAAAACTCTGAAGAATCTCATCCaggactcatttacacacatggagGCAGGAATGATCAGTGTGTGAGGAAcaccagcacacaaacacacacctgtgtctaCAACTTGCCGATGAGTCTGAATCTTTCTCATGCTGGGACCTACTACTGTGCTGTCGCCTCATGTGGACAGATAGTGTTTGGAGACAGGATCACGTTGGAGCCAAAGT ATGAGGAGGACTCTCATGTCTTGGTGTATATCTTGAGCGGAGCTTTGGTGTTCACTATCATCCTGGTTGTCTTCTTGGCTTACACAATATATAGAATGTTGAAGACAAAGAGCTGCCAATGCACAG ACTCGCAAGTCAGATCATCAGCTGCCTCGGCTCCAAATGGAGAG gACTACCAAGACGCAGATAACCTCCATTATGCTGCTCTACGGGATAGCAAGGTCAGCAGATCAAAAAGACAGAGGGATGACACCtggaatgaatgtgtgtactcTAGCGTGAGACAGTAG